The following DNA comes from Methanothrix sp..
TGCCGGCCTCGATCAGGGCGTTGATGGTCTGGTTCATCAGTCTGGCATTCTCTTCCACTGCTTCTGCTGCTTTGGTGCTCCTGCTCTCCACGCCTAATACTATCGTTGCCATATCCGGAGCCACTCTCACCTTTCCTTCGCCCTCTACCCTGAGCTTGGAGATCTCTTTCTCGTCAGCAGCAGCCATTGCAGGCCCGGCTAACGAGAGCAGCAACATTCCCATTAAAGCTATGCACATTTTTTTCATAATCTAGCCCCCTTATATGATGACATCAAGATCTCTTATAAAATAAACTCATAGGTCACCATGACCCTGGCGCTGACATCCACCATCCCGCTCCTGGTCGAGCCGCTGCCATAGGAATAGTCGATCCCCAGGCTGGGATAAGTGAAGATATCCATGGCCTTCCCCAGTCTTCCCCCAGCATCCTCTGCCAATGCAGCTGCATTTCTCCGGGCGTCAGCCAGAGCTTCTTTGCGGGCTTCTGCCAGGGCGCCGCTTGCATCCTTCAGGCCGTATCCCACTACATAGGCATTGGCTCCCGCCGACCGGGCGGCATCCAGAGCCCTGTTAATCCTGGGCTCATCAGCAGATCTCAGGCGAACCATTGCCGATCTTTGTAGAGAGACTGAACTCTCTGTGGTATTCTCGCATACAGTGGTGTTATTCACCATCCTGCAGACATTGCTTGATGACTGGAAACTGGATATGCCGCTTCCCTGTCCGGGAAGTATCTCCTCATCCTTAACCCCCGCCTTCTTCAGAGCAATGATCACACTGTTCATCTCCTCCTCCAACTCAGACTGGGCCTGGCTCAAATTCTCATTGCTGCTGGCCACTGAGATGGAGATGCTCACGATATCTGCCGGAACGGTAACCGTTCCTATCCCCTCAACTGTAAGAGGATAGCTCTCTCCCAGTGCTGCTGCAGAGAGCACGGCTGTGGCTATAGTACAGAACAATATAACCGACCACTTCATATAATCCCCAATCAAAAACGCTCTCAAAGATATATAAGCGTATGGTACTGCTGCCTCAACCTCTGCTGATTCTTGTCTGATCCCTTTTCTCCGCCCCCAACCTCCCGCCATCCGGGCTGGAGAGATAGGCCCTTATACCTCCCTCTCCTCCTCCATCCCTCTCCCCCCCCATCCCTCTCCTTCTCCATCTCTTCTTCTCCATCTCTCCTTCTCCATCCTCATCATCCCCTCAGGCTCTCTCCTGCCCGCTCAACCATCATCTTTAATTTGAGAGTAAGCATCCCTCACCACATGAGCAAGATCGGAAAGGCGATCCGTCTGGAGCGCATACTGGATCGCAAGACACGCAGAACGGTCATCATTCCCATGGACCATGGGATCTCTGTGGGACCCATAGCCGGGCTGATAGATATGCCGGCCACAGTAGACAAAGTGGCAGAAGGAGGAGCTAACGCCGTCCTGGGACATATGGGCCTGCCATTGCACGGCCACCGGGGGTACGGCAGGGATGTGGGATTGATCATTCATCTCTCTGCATCCAGCTCCCTGGGCCCAGATCCAAATCACAAGGTTCTGGTGACCGATGTTGAGGACGCTATAAGGGTGGGTGCAGATGCTGTGAGCATCCACATCAACATCGGCGCCGATGATGAGGCAGAGATGCTGCATGACCTGGGGAGGGTGGCACGAAGCTGCGATCGGTGGGGAATGCCTCTTTTGGCCATGATGTATCCTCGCGGGCCGAAGGTGGGCTCCGAGCATGATGTGGAGCATGTGAAGCTTGCCGCCCGCATAGGCTCTGAGCTGGGGGCGGATATCGTTAAGACCAATTACACAGGCTCGCCAGATACCTTCCGGGAGGTAGTAAGAGGCTGCAGCGTGCCGGTGATCATCGCCGGCGGGCCGAGGATGGACACAGAAAGGGATCTATTGCAGATGGTCTATGATGCCGTGCAGGTCGGTGGAGCAGGGGTGGCCTTCGGGCGCAATGTCTTCCAGGCGGAGAATCCCACTCTGCTGGTAAGAAGGCTGTGCAAGGTCGTCCATGAGGGCTATACCCCGGATGAGGCGGAGGGGGTCGCCCTCTAGGGCAGGCCTCTTATCTCATATTTTTTTATTGGCGAGCTGTTTCACATGCCCCAATAAAAGCGATTTTTGCTTTTTAATATCCCCGCCTCATCAATGAGATGTGCCATCAGCACTGGGCTCTCTTGCCCTCTATTCTATTCTACTCTATTGCCTTCTCTTGCCTTGGCCTTAGGGCCGGTGGAATGGCAGTCTCCGATCGCCTCTGGCGCCAGCTATAGCAATGAGGAAGTGATCGGCTCATTCAATGAGGACTGCCGGATCCATTGGCAAATCCTCTGCCAATTTCAAATCACTTCTGCTCAGGCAAGCCAAATTGCCTTGGCAACGTAGCGGATGTGCAGATGGTGCGAATGCTGTGCGATCAAAAAAAGACTAAAAGATTTATTATTATTTTGAATTATATTTGGAAGTTCTCTGTCGATGTGAAATGCAGGTTCTATCATCAGACGTTGATTGAGACACTGAAGACGTCATTTGTTTAAATATACAGATTCATAAGCAGATCGCATCAGCGGGCAATCTTCGCCTTGATCTCCGAGACATCTCCCTGCAGCCTCGCCATCCTCTCCTCCCGGCCCTCCAGGTCTGATCGCAGGCCCCGTACTTCGGCGACGATGCTCTCGGCACTCTCTTCAACCCTAACCACAAGATGCTCCTGGCCAACCTCAATCCTTTCGGCTGTATTCTCAAGGCTCGCATCGAACCTCTCTGCCAGTCTTTCCATGCCTGATTCGAACCTCTCCGCCAAACATTTCTGCCCCTCCACCAGGCTGTTCTGCCCTTCCACCAGGCTGTTCTGCCCTTCCACCAGACGGTTCTGCCCCTCCACCAGGCTGTTCTGCCCCTCCACCAGACGGTTCTGCCCTTCCACCAGACGGTTCTGCCCCTCCACCAGGTGGTTCTGCCCCTCCACCAGGTGGTTCTGCCCCTCCACCAGACGGTTCTGCCCCTCCACCAGGTGGTTCTGCCCCTCCACCAGGCTGTTCTGCCCCTCCACCAGGCTGTTCTGCCCTTCCACCAGACGGTTCTGCCCCTCCACCAGGCTGTTCTGCCCCTCCACCAGGCTGTTCTGCCCTTCCACCAGACGGTTCTGCCCCTCTACCAGGCGGTTCTGCCCCTCCATCAGATCTGCCTGTCCGGAGATTATCGTGTCGAGCTTGGAGTTAACAGCGGAGAATCCCTCTCGGACAGCGACTATCAGCTCTTTGAGGTAGTTGGCTGCTGTGTCCAGCCGGGTATCTGTCTCTCCTTCGCCGGTGATCTTATAAAAACTATCATAGCAGCCCTTTGGCTCTGAATACTCAATGCTGATATCTGTAACAGCGATGAGTGTGTTCTCTATCCTCACCGATCTGAGGAATCTATCAAGATCGGCCTTAGCGCCCTCTGCAACGATCTTAACCCTACCATCCGGTAGGTTCGTGACATAGCCTGTGATATCGAGCGCCCGGGCGGCGGCCAGAACTCGAGACCTGTATCCCACCTGCTGCACCTTTCCTGAGACATAAGCTGTCACACTATGCATCGATCTCAATTAGTGTCGGATGATATATAAAAAATGCTGTCCGGCTGACTTCTCATCTCTGATTCTTCAAGATCGTAATCGACTTTTTGCGCTCAGAATATGATTGGCTCTTTCGCTTGTTCTCGATCACTCACTCTCTCCCTCTCCGGATACCTCTTTCCTCTTCCGCCGGGACGGCCTTTTGGCTTTCCCGGCCCCCTGCCCTGCTGCTCTCAGCCTTCTCGGATTTCGCCTTGACCTTGACCTTGACCTCTGACATCTCCTCAGGAGAGGCCCTCTTCCGATCCCGTGTCATCCCCTTGCGGGCCATCCTCTCCCTGATCATCAGCCTCACCTCATCAATGCCCACGCCGAAGACCTCGGAGATCAGCTCCTTTGCCACCTCCAGCTCCCTGCCGATGAGGGGATCTGATGCACCAGACCTTCCCGCCAGGAGGCAGAGATGATCGAGCGGTTTTTCCACCAGCTCTGAGGAGTATCTGTCCTGCTCCTCTTTGTAGATCTTGAGCATGCCGTAGATGTACGGATAGAGGGGAGTAGCCGGGTTGAGCCGGTAGAAGGTGTTGGTCTTCCTCTTGGCCGCATCGCGGGGAGAGGGAAGGATTCTTTTCTCCATGACCACCACCTCCAGCCTCTCCAGCTTGTCCAGCTTATTGATGAGGGTGGTCTGGTTCCAGAATGGTCCCCCGCCAGTGGGCCCCAGCTCCCGCCAGATCTGGTTGAGCTGCACAAACCCGCCCTTCCTCTTCAGGTATACCAGAAGCATTGCCAGGGGCATCTGATCGCGCTGCAGGGCGGTGTAGCGGGCGAACTCATCCAACATGTCTCCACCTAGCACATATAACCCTAAAGCCTTTTCGGTTTTTTTACAGAAGCATTTTTATTCTCCTGAGACCTCAGATCACCGGGGTGGATAATGCAAGCGATAATTCTCGCTGCGGGCGAGGGAAGCAGGATGCGGCCCCTGACCGCAAGGGTGGCAAAGGTCATGCTCCCGCTGGCCGGCAGGCCGCTTCTTGAGCATATCGTTCTCCGGGCAAAAGAGGCAGGAATTGACAGATTCGTCCTGGTGGTGGGCTATGCCGCCGGCTCAGTGCGGGATCACTTCCAGGATGGCCGGCGCCTGGGGGTGAAGATAGACTACGCCATCCAGGCGGAACAGCTGGGAACTGCCCATGCCCTGATGGCGGCGGAGAGCCTGGCTTCAGAGCAGTTCATAGTACTGAACGGAGATGTTATTCCCGATATCGATGCCCTGAAGGAGCTGGCGAAAAAGGAGATGGCAGTCTCGGCGTTCAGGGTCGATGACCCACGTCGGTATGGAGTCTTTCTGCTGCAGAACGGCATCTTCCAGTCGGTGGTCGAGAAGAGCGACAACCCCCCCTCAAACCTGGCCAATGCCGGAATCTATCTCTTCAAGAGATGGATCTTCGATGAGCTGAGGGCCCTGCCCAGATCCTCCCGCGGGGAGTACGAGCTGACAGATGGCCTGAACCGGGCGGCAAAAAGAGAGGCCGTAGAGATAGTAGAGCTGAAGCGCTGGCTGGAGATCGGCCGCCCCTGGGACATCCTGGAGGCCAATGCCGCCCGTCTCCCGGAGGTTGAGCCCCGGATCCTGGGAGAGGTAGAAGCGGGAGCGACCTTGAAGGGGAGGGTATCCATTGGCAAAGGAACAGTCGTCCGCTCGGGATCCTACATCGTGGGGCCCGTCCTGATCGGCCAGGACTCTGATATCGGGCCCAACTGCTATATCCGGCCGGCGTGCTGCATAGGCGACAACGTCCGGATAGGCAATGCCGTGGAGATCAAAAACAGTGCCATTATGAACGGCAGCAAGATCGGCCATCTCTCCTATGTGGGAGACAGCGTCATCGGCGAGGGATGCAACCTCGGCGCAGGGACCATCTGCTCCAATCTGCGCCATGATAAGGGGAGCATAAAGTCCTACCTCAAAGGGGAAAAGACTGACAGCGGCAGACGCAAGCTGGGCGTGATCATGGGCCATGAGGTCATGACCGGGATCAACACCTCCATCTATCCGGGAACGGTAATCGAACCCTCCTACTGGGGCCGGCCGGCAGAGGTCATCCGGGGCCACTGCTCTTCAGAGAGGGCGTTTAAATAAATCAAATGAAATTAATGAATCAAATGAGCTTGAGCGATAAGCCTTTTCAAGTGTGAGGACGAGCAAGAGACGGGATGAGCAAGAGACGGGATGAGCAAGAGACAGGATGAGCAAGAGACAGGATGAGCAAGAGACAGAATGAGCAAGAGACAGAATGAGCAAGAGACAGAATGAGCAAGAGACAGAATGAGCAAGAGACAGGATGAGCAAGAGACAGGATGAGCAAGAGATGGGACAGGCCAGAGATAACGTGAATAATAATCAATTGAATAAAGATAAGTTGAGTAAAATAGGTTGATAGTTCGAATAAAGATCAGGCGAGAGAAGAGTTTTCAAGGAGATCTTGATGAGAGATTTTATTTCCATAGCCAAGCCCACAGTGGGCGAAGAGGAGATCGAAGCAGTGGGAGAGGTGCTGAGGAGTGGCATGCTCACTCAGGGGGAGAAGGTCAAGAATTTTGAAGATGAATTCAGCGAGTACCTGGGAGTGGACCATTCCATCGCCGTCGGCAACGGCACCATCGCCCTGGACCTGGCCCTGAAGGGCCTTGGCATCAGAGCGGGAGATGAGGTCATCTCCCCGGCATTCACCTTCATTGCCACAGCCAATGCCATCCTCTACCAAGGTGCAGTTCCTGTCTTTGCAGACGTGGACCGGAAGACATTCAATATCGATCCAGACGATCTTGCAGAGAAGATCACACCCCGCACCCGGGCAGTGATCGGGGTCCATCTCTACGGCCAGCCCATCGACCTGAAGGCTGTGGCCCAGATCTGTGAGGATCATAAGATCGCCCTGGTGGAGGATTGCGCCCAGGCCCATGGTGCGAGATATAAAGATGAGATGGTGGGCTCATTTGGAACCGGCTGTTTCTCCTTTTATCCCACCAAGAACATGACCACCGGCGAGGGCGGCATGATCACCACCAACGATGACGCCCTGGCGAATCGTCTGCGTCTGCTCAGAAATCATGGCGACAGCGGAAAGTACAACCACATATCACTGGGCTACAACTACCGGATGACCAACATCCAGGGAGCCATAGGCTCAGTCCAGCTCAAGCGGCTGGAGGGCTTTATCGCCAGAAGGATCGAAAATGCCAGGGCTCTGAATAATACGATCAAGATCGATGGGCTGAGAGTGCCCTTCCAGATGGCAGATGTACGCCATGTCTACAATCAATATGTCCTCATGGTGGAGGATGACTCTCCCGTCTCCAGGGAAAAGCTGATGGAGTACCTCCAGGCCAGTGGCATCGCCACTGCCGTCCATTACCCCAAAGCGGTATATGAGCAGCCCCTCTACCGGGAGATGGGATTGGGCAAGGATATCTGCCCGGTATCCGAGGATATCTCCCGCCGGGTGATGAGCCTGCCCGTCCACCCCTCGTTGAGCGCCTCTGACCTTGAGTATATAGCCGATACCCTAAATTGTTTCGAGGATTGAACGATGGACGTTGGTGTTTTAGGTGTCGGGGCCATGGGAAGAAACCATGTGCGGGTCTACTCTGAGCTGAAGGGAGTGGACACAGTCTACGTCTACGATCCAGTACAAGAGAACGCCCAGCGCGCCAGCGAGTTCGCCACCGTCTGCAGGAGCTCTGAGGAGCTTTTGGCCAGGGCGGAGGCAGTAAGCATCTGCGTTCCCACTCGCTACCACTTCGAGCTGGCCAGGGAGGCCGTAAAGGCAGGGGTCAACTGCCTGATCGAGAAGCCCATCACTTTGACAGTACAGGAGGGAGAGCGGCTCTTGGAAGAGATCGAGAAGAGCGATCTGACAGTGGGGGTGGGCCATATCGAGAGGTTCAATCCCATTGTAGAGGAGATCAAGAAGATCGCTCAGCGGCCGGACTATGTCTCCATCAAGAGGCATAACCCCACCTCCAACCGCATAACCGATGCCTCGGTGGTCGAGGATCTCATGATCCACGATATAGATATCGTCTTCAATGTCCTCTTCAAAGGGGTGGAGGATTATCATATATTCAGCGCCGGCAGCCGCAATGTCTGCGAGGCGATGGCGGTCTTCTCTGATTCAGTGGTCTCGATCTCCGCCAGCCGCCTCTCCTCCAAGAAGTTTCGCACCTTCTATGTGGAGGCGGAGGAGTTCACCACCGAGGGCGATTTCATGACTCAGGAGGTATATATCTACCGAAAACCGGGGAAATACCGGGTGGAGGGTGAGAGATATCTGCAGGAGAACATCATCGAGAAGGTGCTGGTGGCTAAGGTCGAGCCCCTGAAGGTGGAGCTGAAGACCTTCCTGGACTGCATAAGGCAGGATAAGAGCTTTCCGGTAACCCCCCAAGAGGGGCTGAAGAACCTGGAGATCTGCGAGAGGATCAAATCGGGATTGAAATCGGGATTGAAAGCAGAGAAGGGATTGCAGTGACGGCATTCTCTCCCGCCCGGGGGGAGTCTGATTGACGGATTCCCGGGGCGATTCCCAGGGCAGCTCTCAGGCACCCTCTGAGCACAGCCCTCAGGGCTCATCTGAGCATAGCTCTCAGGGCTCATCTGAGCATAGCTCTCAGAGCCTTTCTGAGCACAGCTCTCTTGCCCATTATGCCCATCCCACAGCCATAGTGGAGAGCGATTCAATAGGCGAGGGGACGAAGATCTGGCACTTCGCCCATGTGCGCCAGGGCTCCAGGATCGGCCGGGACTGCAACATCGGCAAGAGCGTCTACATCGACACCGGTGCAGTGGTGGGGGACAATGTGAAGATCCAGAACTTCGTCTCCGTCTACCAGGGGGTGAGGATCGAGGATGATGTCTTTGTCGGACCATCGGCCACATTCACCAACGACCTATATCCCCGCGCCTTCATCTGGGACCAAGAGCACGTCTCAGCTACCAGGATCTGCCGGGGGGCAAGCATCGGGGCCAATGCCACTATTATATGCGGCATAACAGTAGGCGAGTATGCCATGATCGGAGCGGGAAGCGTTGTGGCTGAGGATGTACCACCCTATGCCCTGATCCTGGGCAATCCGGGCCGGCAGAGGGGTTGGGTCTGCCGCTGCGGCCACCGTCTGAACATGATCCTGCACGACGAGGGCAGCAGGACTCTGTATAGATGTTCATCCTGCGGAAGGGATGTGGAGATCGCAAAGAAGGCATAAAAGAGAGCAATGAGGCACAGCGGGCATACAAGGGGAATGAGAAGGGCAGAAGGGGATGAAGGGCAGAAAGGAGATGAACTATGGAGATATCCGATAAGAGAGCAGAGATAGCAGTCATAGGCCTTGGCAATGCCGGTCTGCCCCTGGCTGCAGTCATCGCCGACAGAGGCATGGCTGTCTTGGGGGTGGACATAAATGAAGAACGCTGCCGGCAGATAAACCAGGGAGCAAATCCCATCCCCGAGGAGAAGGGACTGGGAGAGCTGATAGCCCAACACGGAGGGAGGAGCCTCATTGCCACAACAGATTTTGAGGATGCCAGAGGATGCAAGAGCTTCATAGTGATCGTCCCTCTGCTGGTGGACGAGAGCAATCATCCCGATTTCTCGATTATGGATAAGGCCCTGCAGTCTTTGGGCCGGATACTGAAGAAGGGAGATCTGGTGGTCCTGGAGACCACTTTCCCCCCGGGGACGACATCGGGAAGGGTCAGAAGACTGCTGTGCGAGAGCAGCGGCCTTGCAGAGGGAGAATTCTTCCTGGCCTACTCCCCGGAGAGGATAATGACCGGATACAGCATCTCCCGGCTGAGGGAGTTTCCCAAGGTGATCGGGGGCGCAGATGAGGAGAGCGGCCTGGTGGCATATCAGCTCTACCGGCAGTTCATCTCCAACCTTCATCTGGTCTCATCGGCCAGTGTGGCGGAGATGACCAAGGTGATGGAGGGCTGCTACCGGGATGTGAACATCGCCCTCGCCAATGAGCTTTATAAGATCTGCCAGGATCTTGGAGTCGACTTCTTCGAGGCAAGAGAGATGGCCTGCCATCAGTTCTGTCACATCCACCTGCCCTCTACTGGTGTAGGGGGACACTGCATTCCTGTCTATCCCTGGTTCTTGATCAAAGAGATGGAAAGGAGGGAGGCCTTCGACAAATGCCGCCTCCTTCATACCTCTCGCATCATCAATGATGATATGATCCATTACTGGGCGGAGAGGATATTGCTGCAATGCCTGAGGATCAACAAACCTCTATCTGATATCAAGATCTGCATCAAGGGCATAACCTTCCGGGCTGGTGTGCGGGAGTTCTATCACAGCAGAAACCTGGCGCTGGCAAAGCTTCTCTGCGATAGAGGTCTCAATGTCTATGTGGCCGATCCACTGCTCGATGAGTCAGAGGTGGCAGCCAGAGGCTTCAGGAGCATCAATCCAGACGAGGCTGACCTGGTCTTCGACCCCTTCCAGCTCAGCTTCGAGCCTGGAAGAGCATCTCAGGACTGATCATATGAAGTCCGATCATATGAGGAGCCACGCAAATACTAATCATATGAAAAATCAAACGAATACCAATCATATGAAGAAGCATGTGAATACCAATCATATGAAGATAGCAACCATAGTGGGGGCCCGGCCCAATTTCATCAAGCTGGCGCCAGTATCAAAGCAGATAAGAGAACGAGATATCGATGAGGTCATAGTCCATACCGGCCAGCACTACAACTATGAGATGGACAGAATATTCTTCGATCAGATGGGCATAGCAGCGCCTGACTATCACCTGGGCATAGGCTCTGGCAGCCATGCTTTTCAGACTGGCGAGATGCTCAAAAAGATAGAAGAGGTCTTGCAGAAGGAGGAGCCGGATGCGGTCATAGTATTCGGGGACACCAACTCCACCCTGGCCGGCGGACTGGCGGCGGCAAAGCTGCACATCAAGTGCGCCCATGTCGAGGCCGGGCTGAGGTCCTTTGATAAGAGGATGCCCGAAGAGATCAATCGGGTGCTGGTTGACCATTGTTCCGATCTGCTCCTCTGTCCAACCCAGACGGCAGTCGATAACCTGAAAAGAGAAGGGATCGTAGAGAATGTCCACCTAACTGGAGATGTGATGGTGGATGCGCAGAAGGATTGCGAGCGGATTGCCCAGAGCGAGTCCCATATCATTGAGAGCCTGGGGCTGGAGATCGGGGATTATTATCTGGCAACTGTCCACAGGGCATCGAACACAGACGATCCGCAGAATCTGAGGGCAATCGCCCAGGCCCTCCTGGAACTGGATGATGTGGTCTTTCCCTGCCATCCCCGAGCTGAGAAGTGCCTGAGGGAGTTCGGGCTGTGGGAAGATGTGAGCCGAAAGATCAGGGTGATCAAGCCGGTGGGTTACCTGGATATGCTTGTATTGGAGAAGAACGCCAAGAAGATCGTCACCGACTCGGGAGGGGTGCAGAAGGAGGCCTATCTATTGGGCATCCCCTGCATAACCCTGAGAGAGAGCACAGAATGGACAGAGACAGTAGACGATGGCTGGAATATCCTGGTCCCTCCGGGGGAGGATATCGCCTCTGCAATCAGGGAATTTCAGCCCAGGCATGAGCGCCAGGATGTATTCGGAAAGGGCAGGGCGAGTGCCATGATCGTTGACCTGATGGAGGGGCTGGCCGGGCCAGGTGGATCTTGAAGATACTGCTTTTGGCCAACCAGCCGGAGAGGACCACCAGGCTGAGGATGTTCACAGGCACCCTTCAGTCCCAGGGGCATGAGGTCGTTGTCCCCAGCTTCGGCACAAGGAACTGGATCAGCATCGCCGGTCAGGCGAAGAGGATGGTCATGGAGGAAAAGCCGGATGTGGTTCATATCTTCAACGTCCCGGATGTGATCTATCATGGCTTTGCCGGACTGCGGGGAAAGGGCTACCAGAGGCTGATCTACGACTACCGCTCCCCCTGGGGGGTGGAGTTCGCTCAGACCTTTAAAGCTCCGGGGAAGCTGTTTGCCGAGCGCTTCGAAAGGGAGCTGGCAAGAGCGGCTGATATCATCACCACTGTCAATGAGCCCTTGCAGGAGAAGGTGAGAGAGTATGCCCCGGGAAAGAGGGTCCATATCATCCCCAACTATCCACAGCGTTCCTTCTGCCAGGAGGTCAGCGATATCGAGGGAGGAGAGCATGCCATCCGGCAGGAGAAGGGGCCGATAATATTCATTGGCAGGGTCTGCACCCAGGAGGGAATCGGAAGGCTGCTGGAATTGGCGCGGGCCATTCCAGAGAGGGAGTTTTGGATTGTAGGCGGCGGCCCCTTCGCCCGCTATTATCTGTGGAGAAGGCCGGCAAACGTCATAGATCTGGGCTGGCAGCCTCATGAAAAGGTGGCGGCACTGCTAGGCAAAGCCAGCCTATGCCTGATTCCCCGCGAGGAGAATGCTCTCACCCCCTACTCCACAGATAAGAGCGTCTGGAAGCTCAATGAGTATCTGGCTCTGGGCAAGGTGGTGGTGGCATCGGGGGTGACTATGATCGAGAAGAGAAAGAACCTGGTGATTGTGCCCTCCCGCGATCTGGAGAGGGCGGTGAGAGATAACCTGGCAAGAGAGCCTGAACCGATGTCCAGGGAGGATTATCGATTCTGGGACATGAACGATCAGGTCATTCGTGAGGTCTACGAGAGCCTGTGAACTTATCCCTTCCCCTTGAGCCCTGCCATCTTTCTGCTGAGGGCCCATGGATCCCGATCTCGCTGCAGCACATAGCCTGCCCAATTCAGCGAAGGCCAGGTTCCCTGCTGCTCTCAGCGGGATCTCATTCTACAGTCACGCATTTGGCCAGGTTTCTGGGCTTATCGATGGGCAATCCCAGCTTGTTGGCGGTATAATAGGCCAGGAGCTGAACTGCCACTGTACATAACACTGCAGAGTAGATGGGCCTGGTCTCAGGAAGCTCTATCACCAGGCTTGCCATCTTGGCGATATCAGGATCTCCTTCCGCGGCCAGGGCGATGACCTCGGCGCCTCTGGCTCTGACCTCCTTGATATTGGACTGGATCTTCTTGCCACAGGTGGCCAGAGCCACCACCGGGGTCTTCTCAGTAATCAGGGCCAAAGGGCCGTGCTTGAGCTCCCCGCCGGCATAGCCCTCTGAGGGGATGTAGGCGATCTCCTTCATCTTCAGCGCCCCCTCTAAGGATATCGGGTAAAGGTAGTCCCGGCCAATGAAAAAGTAGCTGCTGGCAGCAGAGAACCTCTCGGCGACCTTCCTGATCTCCTCCCTCTTCTCCAGGACCCTCTGCACCAGTCCCGGAAGCTTGCTGAGCTCGATCAGCATCTTTCTCGACTGGTCGGGGGTCAGATGGCCCCGTGCTCTGCCCAGGCGGATGGCGAGGAGGATGATGGCCACCAGCTGGGAGGTGAAGGTCTTGGTGGCTGCCACCCCGATCTCCGGGCCGCAACGGGTGAATATGGTCCCATCCACCAGCTCGGTCACCGTCGAGCCCACGACATTGGTTATAGCCAGGCTCCGCCCGCCGCAGGCCTTGGCCTTCTTCAAGGCCAGGAGGGTGTCAGCGGTCTCTCCGGACTGAGTGATCCCCAAGAGCAAGGTTCTGGGACGGAGCTGAAGATTGATGAACTCAGAGGCCACCTCCACATCCACCGGCAGGCCGGCAGCGCGGACGAAGAGGTTTTTGGCCAGCATACCGGCGTGATATGAGGTGCCGCAGGCGATGATGCTCACCCTCTCCAAGGATCTTATCTCCTCCTCGCTTATCCCCAGGGAGAGCCTTACATCACCATCTATCTCTGAGATCCGGCCGGAGATGGTCTCCCTGATGGCTCTGGGCTGCTCGTGGATCTCCTTGAGCATGAAATGAGTGTAGCCGCCCTTCTCAGCTGCATCTGCATCCCAGGTTATGCGCTCGACCTCCGCCTCCAAGAGCCTGCCGGAGCGATCGATGATCTCGATTCTATCTTTATAGATGCGGGCGGCATCGCCATCCTTCAATCGGATGACATCCCGGGTATAGGGAAGGAGGGCCGGTATATCGGATGCCACAAAGACTGAAGAGCTTCCTTTGCCCAATACCAGAGGGCTCTCCCGCCTGGCGCAGACGATATAAGGGGAGCTGGCAGCCATCACTGCTATGGCATAGGAGCCCTCCACCTTCTCCAGGGCTTTGAGGGTGGCAGCA
Coding sequences within:
- a CDS encoding acyltransferase is translated as MVESDSIGEGTKIWHFAHVRQGSRIGRDCNIGKSVYIDTGAVVGDNVKIQNFVSVYQGVRIEDDVFVGPSATFTNDLYPRAFIWDQEHVSATRICRGASIGANATIICGITVGEYAMIGAGSVVAEDVPPYALILGNPGRQRGWVCRCGHRLNMILHDEGSRTLYRCSSCGRDVEIAKKA
- the wecB gene encoding non-hydrolyzing UDP-N-acetylglucosamine 2-epimerase — translated: MKIATIVGARPNFIKLAPVSKQIRERDIDEVIVHTGQHYNYEMDRIFFDQMGIAAPDYHLGIGSGSHAFQTGEMLKKIEEVLQKEEPDAVIVFGDTNSTLAGGLAAAKLHIKCAHVEAGLRSFDKRMPEEINRVLVDHCSDLLLCPTQTAVDNLKREGIVENVHLTGDVMVDAQKDCERIAQSESHIIESLGLEIGDYYLATVHRASNTDDPQNLRAIAQALLELDDVVFPCHPRAEKCLREFGLWEDVSRKIRVIKPVGYLDMLVLEKNAKKIVTDSGGVQKEAYLLGIPCITLRESTEWTETVDDGWNILVPPGEDIASAIREFQPRHERQDVFGKGRASAMIVDLMEGLAGPGGS
- a CDS encoding nucleotide sugar dehydrogenase → MEISDKRAEIAVIGLGNAGLPLAAVIADRGMAVLGVDINEERCRQINQGANPIPEEKGLGELIAQHGGRSLIATTDFEDARGCKSFIVIVPLLVDESNHPDFSIMDKALQSLGRILKKGDLVVLETTFPPGTTSGRVRRLLCESSGLAEGEFFLAYSPERIMTGYSISRLREFPKVIGGADEESGLVAYQLYRQFISNLHLVSSASVAEMTKVMEGCYRDVNIALANELYKICQDLGVDFFEAREMACHQFCHIHLPSTGVGGHCIPVYPWFLIKEMERREAFDKCRLLHTSRIINDDMIHYWAERILLQCLRINKPLSDIKICIKGITFRAGVREFYHSRNLALAKLLCDRGLNVYVADPLLDESEVAARGFRSINPDEADLVFDPFQLSFEPGRASQD
- the glmS gene encoding glutamine--fructose-6-phosphate transaminase (isomerizing), with translation MCGIVAYIGEDKAGPILFDTLKRLEYRGYDSAGVAVLSQGSVKVLKSSGRIADLEKSYKRMGSPGEGMGIGHTRWATHGRPSDINAHPHTSGEIAIVHNGIIENYLDLRELLAEMGYEFQSETDSEVLAHLIHFYYKEDLFAATLKALEKVEGSYAIAVMAASSPYIVCARRESPLVLGKGSSSVFVASDIPALLPYTRDVIRLKDGDAARIYKDRIEIIDRSGRLLEAEVERITWDADAAEKGGYTHFMLKEIHEQPRAIRETISGRISEIDGDVRLSLGISEEEIRSLERVSIIACGTSYHAGMLAKNLFVRAAGLPVDVEVASEFINLQLRPRTLLLGITQSGETADTLLALKKAKACGGRSLAITNVVGSTVTELVDGTIFTRCGPEIGVAATKTFTSQLVAIILLAIRLGRARGHLTPDQSRKMLIELSKLPGLVQRVLEKREEIRKVAERFSAASSYFFIGRDYLYPISLEGALKMKEIAYIPSEGYAGGELKHGPLALITEKTPVVALATCGKKIQSNIKEVRARGAEVIALAAEGDPDIAKMASLVIELPETRPIYSAVLCTVAVQLLAYYTANKLGLPIDKPRNLAKCVTVE
- a CDS encoding glycosyltransferase yields the protein MKILLLANQPERTTRLRMFTGTLQSQGHEVVVPSFGTRNWISIAGQAKRMVMEEKPDVVHIFNVPDVIYHGFAGLRGKGYQRLIYDYRSPWGVEFAQTFKAPGKLFAERFERELARAADIITTVNEPLQEKVREYAPGKRVHIIPNYPQRSFCQEVSDIEGGEHAIRQEKGPIIFIGRVCTQEGIGRLLELARAIPEREFWIVGGGPFARYYLWRRPANVIDLGWQPHEKVAALLGKASLCLIPREENALTPYSTDKSVWKLNEYLALGKVVVASGVTMIEKRKNLVIVPSRDLERAVRDNLAREPEPMSREDYRFWDMNDQVIREVYESL